Proteins from a single region of Halorubrum sp. 2020YC2:
- a CDS encoding GLUG motif-containing protein has protein sequence MVAVVGGLLAVSGGFVGVAVATETAPQCSTVGYTQNGSGWNEVENVSQLQCIDANGLGEDYVLIGDIDASGTNQWNGGAGFEPIANGSTFTGSFDGAGHTITTLTIDRPSSSNPVGLFSGVKSTGTVSNLTLEESTISANNTVGALVGNNKGMVRTVAVTGEVEGNQDGGAKVALLVGNNRGSGTIEASSVSGSINGSVRVGGLAGINRGRIQNSNASVEITADNQVGGIAGTTVGAIRDSSVNGTITGMKNVGGVVGWNRGAVSTSYATGGVTGVKNVGGLVGFAGQDSNINRSNATGTVSGEEKVGGLVGWNREAVSTSYATGGVTGVKNVGGLVGFAGQDSVVNSSSASGVVSADDSVGGLVGFAGQDSVVNSSNASGVVSADDSVGGLVGYTNGTVTASTASGTVSGRVYVGGLVGSAGSPAMINRSSASGNVSAPLGFAGGLVGYLEGTVERSTASGDIEATASRVGGLVGYAEQDSIINRSNATGTVSGEERVGGLVGRNRGAVSTSYATGGVTGGQYVGGLIGFVDGTVEDTYAAPTAAIRGDERVGGLVGYIDDTGQVNRSFATGLVNATGSKSGGITPPSPGAVSDSYWNAETTNQSSSGGGIPLTTVQMTGDDALDDGNMDVLDNSVWATTSNTDSARFYPTLIVNLQTPAPNEPLYAGGNGTETTPYEIETWNHVSATRENLGANFTLAADLSQSTRGYDTVVTGANGFEPIGDRSAPFTGSFDGAGHVISNLTIDRPAENSVGLFSKLDHAATVEKVVIDDANITGNRVVGGLVGRNAGTVHNVTMTGNITGTKPNQYTNVGAIVGRHDAAGELVDVNASGSVTGHGNVGGLVGVSRGTVTRAHASVDVTADGEIAGGVVGYAFKPSAINHSNASGAVSGGGYVGGLVGYLYGEVTASSASGDTSATSSEVAGGLVGFAGQDSVINSSNASGAVSGRNKAVDAAKSVGGLVGFTNSTVTASSASGAVSGDRSVGGLVGFAGQSSMISRSSASGNVSARESSAGGLVGYLNSAVERSTASGDIEATETNVGGLVGLASPESSIARSNSTGTVSGENSVGGLVGWNRGAVNTSYATGGVTGVERVGGLIGIVGGTVEDTYAAPTAGIRGDERVGGLVGYIDDTGQVNRSFATGLVNATGSKSGGIRFSSPGVVSDSYWNVETTNQSSSDGGIPLATVQMTGDDALDDGNMDALSDGVWATVDESTAGSSGDGYPVLAALPLDPQILVPTRETSADDPSATEPDPESGGGENDSNDESGSSDASGSSGGGDGGGSRSDSATSPLAETVHTQTLEHTALNEIAIDFAEPVDGLVQVTVVEAPDRPTIESSATVVGAVSITPPRESTETNATLAFTLNATGLEASEIVPGDIVVYRVDTAGTVHDPITVSVTAETNDTVTVAVETPGFSTFVLATAQLEAETELEASQSESATEMTDGSPTKEPHGEPEPTTEDSPATIEADNVAVPGFGPLVALVALVMLALAAVERSRNQP, from the coding sequence ATGGTGGCGGTGGTCGGCGGACTCCTCGCAGTCAGCGGTGGGTTCGTCGGTGTGGCGGTCGCCACCGAGACCGCACCACAGTGTTCGACCGTGGGCTACACACAAAACGGGTCCGGATGGAACGAAGTCGAAAATGTGAGCCAACTACAGTGTATTGACGCGAATGGGCTCGGCGAAGACTACGTCTTGATCGGCGACATCGACGCCAGTGGGACAAACCAGTGGAACGGTGGGGCTGGATTCGAGCCGATCGCGAACGGGTCGACGTTCACCGGCTCGTTTGACGGCGCTGGCCACACCATCACGACCCTGACGATCGACCGACCCAGCAGTTCGAACCCGGTCGGGCTGTTCAGCGGTGTGAAAAGTACTGGGACGGTGAGCAACCTCACGCTTGAGGAGAGCACCATTTCGGCGAATAACACCGTCGGCGCACTCGTTGGCAATAACAAAGGAATGGTACGCACAGTGGCTGTGACTGGCGAAGTCGAAGGCAACCAAGACGGTGGGGCCAAAGTTGCGCTCCTCGTGGGGAATAATCGCGGTAGTGGCACGATCGAAGCAAGTTCTGTATCGGGATCGATAAACGGCAGTGTCCGAGTCGGAGGACTCGCCGGAATAAACCGGGGGAGGATCCAGAACAGCAACGCAAGTGTCGAGATAACTGCGGACAACCAAGTCGGTGGAATCGCTGGAACCACAGTTGGAGCTATCAGGGATAGTTCAGTGAATGGTACGATTACCGGGATGAAGAATGTCGGAGGGGTGGTCGGATGGAACAGAGGGGCGGTCAGTACGTCGTACGCAACCGGAGGCGTCACCGGAGTCAAGAACGTCGGGGGGCTCGTCGGATTCGCCGGCCAAGACTCTAATATAAATCGCTCGAATGCGACAGGGACAGTCTCCGGTGAGGAGAAAGTCGGTGGACTGGTCGGATGGAACAGAGAGGCGGTCAGTACGTCGTACGCAACCGGAGGCGTCACCGGAGTCAAGAACGTCGGGGGGCTCGTCGGATTCGCCGGCCAAGACTCTGTAGTCAATTCCTCGAGTGCGTCGGGAGTTGTCAGCGCGGACGACAGCGTCGGTGGACTCGTCGGATTCGCCGGCCAAGACTCTGTAGTCAATTCCTCGAATGCGTCGGGAGTTGTCAGCGCGGACGACAGCGTCGGTGGCCTCGTCGGGTACACTAACGGCACGGTCACAGCGTCGACCGCGTCGGGAACTGTCTCGGGGCGTGTGTACGTCGGTGGACTCGTTGGGAGTGCGGGCTCCCCCGCGATGATAAATCGCTCGAGTGCGTCGGGAAACGTCTCAGCACCCCTGGGCTTTGCTGGCGGCCTCGTCGGATATCTAGAAGGTACCGTCGAGCGGTCGACCGCCTCGGGTGATATCGAGGCAACCGCATCCCGTGTCGGTGGACTCGTCGGGTACGCTGAGCAAGACTCTATCATAAATCGCTCGAATGCGACCGGGACAGTCTCCGGTGAGGAGAGAGTCGGGGGACTGGTCGGACGGAACAGAGGGGCGGTCAGTACGTCGTACGCAACCGGGGGCGTCACCGGAGGCCAGTACGTCGGGGGGCTCATCGGCTTTGTCGACGGTACCGTCGAGGACACCTATGCGGCACCGACAGCGGCGATCCGTGGCGATGAGCGCGTCGGCGGCCTCGTTGGCTACATCGACGACACTGGACAGGTCAACCGGTCGTTCGCGACAGGTCTCGTCAACGCCACCGGGAGCAAGTCTGGTGGTATTACACCCCCCTCACCGGGAGCCGTCAGCGACAGCTACTGGAACGCCGAGACGACGAACCAGTCGTCCTCAGGCGGTGGAATCCCACTCACTACGGTCCAGATGACCGGCGATGACGCACTCGACGATGGCAACATGGACGTACTCGACAACAGCGTGTGGGCGACAACCTCGAATACCGACAGCGCCCGGTTTTATCCGACACTCATTGTGAACCTACAGACGCCAGCACCGAATGAACCACTGTATGCCGGTGGGAACGGCACTGAAACGACTCCGTACGAGATCGAAACGTGGAACCACGTTAGTGCGACACGGGAGAATCTCGGGGCAAATTTCACACTTGCGGCGGATCTCAGTCAGTCGACGCGAGGATATGATACAGTAGTGACAGGAGCTAATGGCTTCGAACCCATTGGCGACAGGAGTGCTCCGTTCACCGGCTCGTTTGACGGCGCGGGTCACGTCATCTCGAACCTGACTATCGACCGACCGGCAGAGAATTCCGTCGGGCTGTTCAGCAAACTCGACCACGCTGCAACTGTCGAAAAAGTGGTGATCGACGACGCGAACATCACAGGAAACCGTGTAGTTGGCGGGTTGGTTGGCCGCAACGCCGGCACGGTCCACAACGTCACTATGACGGGGAATATTACCGGAACGAAGCCGAATCAATATACGAACGTTGGCGCTATCGTCGGACGACACGACGCCGCTGGGGAACTCGTGGATGTGAATGCGAGTGGGAGCGTCACCGGGCACGGAAATGTTGGTGGACTCGTGGGTGTCAGTCGGGGAACTGTCACTCGCGCTCACGCCTCCGTGGACGTCACCGCGGATGGAGAGATCGCAGGAGGAGTCGTCGGATATGCGTTCAAACCTTCGGCGATCAACCACTCGAACGCGTCGGGAGCCGTCTCGGGGGGAGGCTACGTCGGCGGCCTCGTCGGGTACCTGTATGGCGAGGTCACAGCGTCGAGTGCGTCGGGAGACACCTCGGCCACGTCGTCTGAGGTTGCCGGCGGACTCGTTGGGTTCGCTGGTCAAGACTCTGTAATCAATTCCTCGAATGCGTCGGGAGCTGTCTCTGGAAGGAACAAAGCTGTCGACGCGGCCAAGAGCGTCGGCGGCCTCGTCGGGTTCACCAACAGCACGGTCACAGCGTCGAGCGCGTCGGGAGCTGTCTCAGGGGATAGAAGCGTCGGTGGACTCGTCGGATTCGCCGGCCAATCCTCTATGATCAGCCGCTCGAGCGCGTCAGGAAACGTCTCAGCACGCGAGAGCTCTGCTGGCGGCCTCGTCGGATACCTGAATAGTGCCGTCGAGCGGTCGACCGCCTCGGGTGATATCGAGGCAACCGAAACCAATGTCGGTGGGCTCGTTGGGCTCGCTAGCCCGGAATCTTCGATAGCTCGCTCGAATTCGACCGGGACAGTCTCCGGTGAGAACAGTGTCGGTGGACTGGTTGGATGGAACAGGGGGGCGGTCAATACGTCGTACGCAACCGGAGGCGTCACCGGAGTCGAGCGGGTCGGGGGGCTCATCGGCATTGTTGGCGGTACCGTCGAGGACACCTATGCGGCACCGACGGCAGGGATCCGTGGCGATGAGCGCGTCGGCGGCCTCGTTGGCTACATCGACGACACTGGACAGGTCAACCGGTCGTTCGCGACAGGTCTCGTCAACGCCACCGGGAGCAAGTCTGGTGGTATTAGATTCAGCTCACCGGGAGTCGTCAGCGACAGCTACTGGAACGTCGAGACGACGAACCAGTCGTCCTCAGACGGTGGCATCCCACTCGCTACGGTCCAGATGACCGGCGATGACGCACTCGACGATGGCAACATGGACGCGCTCAGCGACGGCGTGTGGGCGACCGTTGACGAATCGACGGCGGGCTCGAGCGGTGACGGGTATCCTGTGCTTGCGGCGCTTCCGTTGGACCCACAGATCCTCGTTCCGACGCGTGAGACCAGCGCAGACGACCCGAGCGCGACTGAGCCGGATCCCGAAAGCGGTGGCGGTGAGAACGACTCCAACGACGAAAGCGGCTCCAGCGATGCGAGTGGCTCCAGCGGCGGTGGCGACGGAGGCGGCAGCAGGAGTGACAGTGCCACCTCCCCTCTCGCGGAGACGGTCCACACGCAGACGCTCGAGCACACAGCCCTGAACGAAATCGCGATCGACTTCGCTGAACCTGTCGATGGGCTGGTTCAGGTCACGGTCGTCGAAGCGCCTGACCGGCCCACGATCGAGTCGTCGGCTACCGTTGTCGGCGCCGTTTCGATCACCCCGCCGAGGGAGTCGACCGAGACGAACGCAACGCTGGCGTTTACGCTCAACGCGACCGGCTTGGAGGCGAGCGAGATAGTTCCCGGAGACATCGTCGTCTACCGCGTCGATACAGCTGGCACGGTCCACGACCCGATCACAGTTAGTGTCACAGCGGAGACGAACGACACGGTCACCGTCGCTGTAGAGACACCCGGGTTTTCGACGTTCGTGCTGGCTACCGCACAGTTGGAGGCCGAAACCGAATTGGAAGCGTCGCAGAGTGAATCGGCGACCGAGATGACCGACGGATCGCCCACCAAGGAACCACACGGTGAACCCGAGCCCACGACGGAGGATAGTCCAGCGACGATCGAGGCAGACAACGTTGCGGTCCCCGGATTTGGGCCGCTAGTCGCGCTCGTCGCACTCGTAATGCTCGCGCTTGCCGCGGTCGAGCGCAGCCGGAACCAACCGTGA
- a CDS encoding histidine kinase N-terminal 7TM domain-containing protein → MSSWQYPPVLWLFVVASLSSFLIGLYAVWYTLYRERRRRVVVVAAITISIAVWVGTAAIKLASTDPAMKTLWYRLEFVGHAWLPSLFVVLVLDYVAPERITRRLWSILLVIPVATIALAVGTPDGVFIDTLLVDAGDGYVTIEQQVTPLFGVQILWSVGVTLVMTTAILWAVVRRRVPRFIGIIFGIAPLIPVVVFTLRALEIYPPGGSGFDVTPAAIGATMAIDMVMIYRHRVFDRVHTGRSQALEAHATGYLLVHDSGHIVDANAAAADLVGSPDREALIASDVRAHLPEAVLSSADRRVVIGDQTVFVERTAIAGAGGTGGYALLLTDITELAERERELTQYAALIEQLPVGVYRVDESADPSLRYANPALVEMLGAASLAELQATSIPWVRTLGDADAGGVSTSSGEVADGGAQPELRSSSLRDETLRCARLDGTQFWGHATDVVVDGDDGRFIEGSMLDVTELKEAELAAVEARDELRRERDSTETLRQLLMETAAVPAIAATIAEQARERIGAAAVWVVEADGETVLATADEAVGGSGDATTDESVARRRTIAGVAQSAISARTPRVETDGGDESTPVTLLAVPATYEGVCYGAIVASESDGDPREPLAEFAETVGFVQHRKQVRSVLTAPTVLQLAIEVTDSSHPLLAMCVDLRGTPFDPLAVTTTRPARGEGGVASLLVEASDATTAVSFAAAGDAVDAVVSAETRKGADGRSLVQVRTTAPTIGETIRTHAGFITGYTVYGSRLVVEAEFPRRTLAATVLADLREAWPGAILRTKRSRSRDTTDPVSVAGLTDRQAEVLAVATKMGFFERPQRATGADVAEVVNVSRTTVMKHLRAAEHELFTALFAGDDKT, encoded by the coding sequence ATGAGTAGCTGGCAGTATCCTCCCGTGCTCTGGCTGTTTGTGGTCGCCAGCCTGAGCTCGTTTCTCATCGGTCTGTACGCCGTCTGGTACACGCTGTATCGAGAGCGGCGCCGGCGGGTTGTCGTGGTCGCCGCAATTACTATCTCGATCGCAGTCTGGGTCGGGACGGCGGCAATTAAACTAGCGAGCACTGACCCGGCGATGAAGACACTCTGGTATCGCCTCGAGTTCGTCGGACACGCCTGGCTGCCGTCGCTGTTCGTCGTGCTCGTGTTAGATTACGTCGCGCCCGAGCGAATCACGCGTCGGCTGTGGAGCATTCTACTCGTGATTCCGGTGGCGACGATTGCGCTGGCGGTGGGGACGCCGGACGGGGTGTTTATCGACACCCTCCTCGTCGACGCGGGCGACGGCTACGTCACGATCGAACAACAGGTTACCCCGTTGTTCGGCGTGCAAATCTTGTGGTCCGTCGGCGTGACACTGGTGATGACGACCGCGATCCTGTGGGCTGTTGTTCGCCGACGGGTGCCGCGATTCATCGGGATCATCTTCGGGATCGCCCCACTCATCCCCGTCGTCGTATTCACGCTTCGCGCGCTCGAAATATATCCGCCAGGCGGGTCGGGGTTCGATGTCACCCCAGCGGCTATCGGCGCGACGATGGCCATCGACATGGTGATGATCTACAGACACCGGGTGTTCGATCGGGTCCACACGGGACGGAGCCAAGCGCTCGAGGCACACGCCACCGGCTATCTGCTCGTCCACGACAGCGGCCACATCGTCGACGCCAACGCGGCTGCGGCCGATCTCGTCGGGTCACCTGACCGCGAGGCGTTGATCGCGAGTGACGTCCGCGCGCATCTCCCCGAGGCGGTGCTGTCGTCCGCTGACCGCCGGGTGGTGATAGGCGATCAGACGGTGTTCGTCGAGCGAACCGCGATCGCCGGTGCCGGAGGGACGGGTGGCTACGCGCTGTTGTTGACCGATATCACGGAGCTCGCCGAGCGCGAGCGCGAACTCACCCAATACGCCGCGCTCATCGAGCAACTGCCAGTCGGCGTGTACCGCGTCGACGAGAGCGCCGATCCGAGCCTCCGCTATGCGAACCCGGCGTTAGTCGAGATGCTCGGCGCGGCGTCGCTTGCGGAACTCCAAGCTACATCGATCCCGTGGGTTCGGACCTTGGGTGACGCGGACGCTGGGGGCGTATCCACCAGTAGCGGTGAGGTAGCCGATGGCGGTGCGCAGCCGGAGTTGAGGTCGTCGAGCCTCCGAGACGAAACGCTGCGATGTGCCCGGCTCGATGGCACGCAGTTCTGGGGGCACGCGACCGACGTGGTTGTCGACGGAGACGACGGCAGGTTCATCGAAGGGTCAATGCTCGACGTGACAGAGCTGAAGGAGGCCGAACTAGCCGCCGTCGAGGCACGCGACGAGCTACGCCGGGAGCGCGACAGCACGGAGACGCTTCGGCAGCTCCTCATGGAGACAGCTGCGGTCCCGGCGATCGCAGCGACGATCGCAGAGCAGGCGCGCGAACGGATCGGCGCGGCGGCCGTCTGGGTGGTCGAGGCCGACGGCGAGACGGTGCTTGCGACCGCGGACGAGGCAGTCGGTGGGTCGGGGGATGCGACCACAGACGAGAGTGTCGCACGCCGACGAACGATCGCCGGAGTGGCGCAGTCGGCGATCAGTGCCCGAACCCCTCGTGTGGAAACGGATGGCGGCGACGAGTCGACGCCAGTGACCCTGCTCGCGGTCCCGGCGACGTACGAGGGCGTGTGCTATGGGGCCATCGTCGCCAGCGAGTCGGATGGCGACCCGCGAGAGCCGCTGGCGGAATTCGCGGAGACTGTTGGATTCGTCCAGCACCGCAAGCAGGTTCGGTCGGTGTTGACCGCGCCGACGGTACTCCAGCTCGCGATCGAGGTAACCGACTCGAGTCACCCGCTGCTCGCCATGTGTGTCGACCTGCGCGGGACGCCGTTCGATCCACTCGCCGTAACGACCACGCGACCGGCGAGAGGCGAGGGTGGCGTCGCATCGCTGCTCGTCGAGGCATCGGACGCCACGACAGCGGTGTCGTTCGCCGCCGCCGGGGACGCGGTCGACGCGGTCGTCTCCGCGGAGACGAGAAAAGGAGCCGATGGGCGGTCGCTGGTGCAGGTACGGACGACGGCGCCGACCATAGGCGAGACGATTCGGACGCACGCGGGGTTCATCACGGGGTACACGGTGTACGGATCACGACTCGTGGTCGAGGCGGAATTCCCACGGCGAACGCTGGCGGCGACCGTCCTCGCGGACCTCCGGGAGGCGTGGCCAGGGGCGATACTGCGGACCAAGCGCTCCCGGTCACGAGACACAACGGACCCGGTGTCGGTCGCTGGACTCACCGATCGGCAGGCCGAGGTGCTCGCGGTGGCGACGAAGATGGGCTTCTTCGAACGACCACAGCGGGCGACGGGCGCGGACGTCGCCGAGGTGGTCAACGTCTCGCGGACCACCGTCATGAAGCACCTGCGGGCCGCCGAACACGAGTTGTTCACAGCCCTGTTTGCAGGTGACGACAAAACGTGA